AGCAGGACGGCGCGATCATCACCCAGTTCGACATGGGCGCCTGCGAGTCGCTCGGCCTGCTGAAGATGGACTTCCTCGGGCTGCGCAACCTCACCGTCCTCGATGACGCGATCCGCCACATCAGGAACAACCGGGGCGATGAGGTCGACCTCGAGGCGTTGCCGCTCGACGCGCCCGAGGCCTACGAGCTGCTCTGCCGCGGCGACACGATCGGTGTGTTCCAGCTCGAGGGCGGCCCGATGCGATCGCTGATCCGCGCCCTGCAGCCGACCACGTTCGAGGACATCGCCGCGCTCATCGCGCTCTACCGCCCCGGCCCGATGGGGATGGGAAGCCATCTCAGCTACGTCGAGCGCAAGCACGGCCGGCAGCGGATGGACCCGATCCATCCGGAGCTCGAGGCGCCTCTTGCCGACCTGCTGGCCGAGACCTACGGCGTGATCGTCTACCAGGAGCAGGTCATCGCGATCGCGCAGAAGGTCGCGGGCTACACCCTCGGTCAGGCCGACCTGTTGCGCCGCGCGATGGGCAAGAAGAAGAAGGCGATCCTCGACAAGGAGTACGTCCCCTTCTGCGAAGGCATGCGCGCGAACGGGTTCAGCGACCCGGCGATCGCGAAGCTCTGGGACACGCTGATCCCGTTCGCCGACTATGCGTTCAACAAGTCGCACTCGGCGGGCTACGGGCTGGTGTCGTACTGGACGGCGTACCTGAAGGGCAAGTACCCGGCGGAGTACATGGCGGCGCTGCTCACGTCGGTGCGCGACGACAAGGACAAGAGCGCGCTGTACCTGCACGAGTGCCGCCGCATGGGCATCAAGGTGCTGCCGCCCGACGTGAACTCCTCCAATGCGGACTTCTCACCGGTCGGGACCGACATCCGATACGGCCTGGCCGGGATCCGCAACGTCGGCACGAACGTGGTCGCCTCGATCATCGGGACGCGCACCTCGCGCGGCGCCTACACCGGGTTCGCGGACTTCCTGGCCAAGGTCGATCCGGTGGTCTGCAACAAGAAGGTCATCGAGTCGCTGATCAAGGCCGGCGCGTTCGACTCGCTCGGCCACACCCGGCAGGGTCTGATCCGGGTGCATGCCGAAGCGGTCGACGCCTGCCTCGACACGAAGCGCGCGGAGGCGGTGGGCCAGTTCGACCTGTTCGGCGGGGGAGACGAGGGCGCCGAGCCGGCGCTCGGCATGGATCTCACCATCCCGGTCACCGAGTGGGACAAGACGATCCTGCTCGCGTTCGAGCGGGAGATGCTCGGGCTCTACGTCTCGGACCATCCGCTGTTCGGCATCGAGCACGTGATCACCGCGGCGGTCGACTGCCCGGTTTCGGCGCTGGCCGGGGAGGAGCGTTCAGACGGGTCGATCGTGACGGTCGGCGGCATCCTGTCCACGGTCACCCGCAAGATCACCAAACGCGGCGACTCCTGGGCGACCGCGATGTTGGAGGACCTCGAGGGCGCGATCGAGGTGCTGTTCTTCCCCAACTGCTACTCGGAGTGCGCCGTCCACATCGCCGAGGACGCCGTGCTGCTCGTGCGGGGCCGGGTGGACAAGCGGGAAGAGGTGCCGAGGCTGATCGCGCTCGACGTCTCGGTGCCCGACGTGAGCGAAGGCCCGCGCGGTCCGGTCACCATCTCGCTGCCGGCGGCGCGATGCACCCCACCGGTCGTCGACCGGTTGAAGGAGGTGCTCGCCAGCCATCCCGGCACGACCGAGGTCCGGCTGCAGCTGACGGCGGCCGGCCGCTCGACGGTGCTGCGCCTCGACGACCGGTTGCGGGTGAGCGCCGGGCCGGCTGTGATGGCCGACCTCAAGGAGCTGCTCGGACCGGGCAGCGTGTCCGGATGAGTACGGCGAAGCCGCAATTGCCGGGTTGACCGACCGGCCGCGCGGCCGATGCGCGACGCTGGTAGCCGTGAGCGGTACGGCGTACGAGGTCCGTGGTCTGGTCAAGCACTACCGCGGCCAGCCCGTTCCGGCCAACCGGCAGATCGAGCTGACCGTGCCGGCCGGAGAGATTTTCGGTCTGCTCGGGCCCAACGGCGCCGGCAAGACGACGCTGGTGCGCCAGCTCGCCGGCTTGGTGCGGCCGGACGCCGGCGCGTTGACGTTGTTCGGGCACGACCTGGTCGCAACGCCCCTGCTCGGGCCCCGGTTGGTGGCCTATCTCGCACAGGACGAGCCGGCGCTGGCCGAGCTGTCCGTACGCGCCGCGATCGAGACCACCGCGCGACTGCGTGGGGTGCGCCGCCGCGACGCCGGGCGGCAGGCGTCGGCGCTGCTCGAGGAGCTCGAGCTGGGTCGCCTCGCCGACCTGCCGTTGGTGCGGCTGTCCGGTGGCGAACGCCGACTGGCGTGCGTTGCGGCCGCGCTCGCCGCCGACCGGCGGGTGCTGCTGCTGGACGAGCCGACCACCGGCCTCGACCCGGTCGCGCGGCGGGCGGTCTGGTCGGCGATCCGCCGCCGCCGGGACCGGGACGGCACCACCGTCGTGCTGGTCACCCACAACGTCATCGAGGCAGAGACCGTGCTCGACCGCGTCGCGGTGCTCGACCGCGGCAGCGTGATCGCCTGCGACACCCCGGGTCGGTTGAAGGCGGCGGTCGATGACTCGGTGCGGGTGGTCCTGGTCTGGCGCAGCGATCCGCCGCCCGGCGACGCCACCGTGGAGCGGCTGGCCCGGACCGCGAGCGTCGACGGCCGCCGCTGGATCGCTCGGCTCGGCCGCGAGGACGCTCGTGACGTGCTGGACCGGCTCACCCGCGGCGCCGTCTTCGCCGCGCTGGACGACTTCACGGTGGCGACGCCGAGCCTGGAGGACGTCTACCTCGCGCTCGGCGGCCGCGACGACGACCTGGAGCGCGTGTGACCGAGGTCGAGAGCCCGCCCCGCCAGCAGGCGGCGACCGGGGCGCCGGCACCGGGCCCGCGGGTCGGCCTCGTCGCGGGCATCGCGACGGTGACCGCCGGGCAGCTCGGCCGGGTGCGGGTCGCCCGGGGACCGTTGCTGTTCGTCGCCACCGTGCAGTCACTCGGCCTGGTGTTGCTCCTTCGCGGGGTGGTGCACCACCACGACACGGCGACCGCGGCGTCCATCGTGGCCGGATCGACCGTGCTCGTCGTCGCCTTCGTCTCACTCAACCTGCTCGCCCAGCGCTTCGGCGCGCTGCGCGCGGCCGCAGCGCTGGACTACTACGCCGCGCTCCCGGTCCCGCCCGCCGCGGTGGTCCTCGGTACGGCGGCGGCGTACGGGTCGTTCGCCGTACCCGGCTCGGTGCTTACTGCCGTGATCGGCGTCGCCATCTATGGCCTGCCGGCGGCGCAGCTGTGGGTGGCGGTGCCAGCCGTGCTCGTGGCAGCGGCGGCGCTCGCCGGCGTCGGCGCCCTCGTCGGACTCGCCTTGCCGCGCCCTGAGCTGGCCACCGTCGCGGGCCAGCTCGGCATGACTGCGGTGCTCTTCCTCGGCATCATCGCTCCGACCCACCTGCCCGAGGCAGTGCGCGCAATCCGCGCAGTGGTCCCGGGAACCCTGGCCGTCGACGCCCTCGCGAGCGCGCTTCGCACCCACCCGGACTGGACCGGCATCGTGGTGCGGTTGATCGCCACGGCCGGGTACGGCGGCATCGCACTGGCGATCGCGGGCCGGGTCTTCCGCCGGGCGGTCGACCGATGACCGACCCCACGGGTAGCGGTCTTGCGACGCCGGAGTGGCAGCACTGGCAGGTGGTGAAGTCCGAGCCCTGGCCCACTCCGCAGGCGCTCGACGAGGTCACGATCCGCTGGCGGGCAGAGGTGTTCGTGGCCTTGGTCGTCGCGGCGTACTCCACGGTGCTCGGTGGGCTGGTGGGCATGCTGTGGCCACGGGTGGCGCCACACGTCCGGCTGGTGGCCGCGATCAACGGCTCCGAGGCGGCGACCAAGGCACTGCTCGGCGACGACATGTGGTTGGCCTTCCTCGGGATCCTCGCCGGACTCGTCGTCGTGGCCGGATCGTTCGTCCTTGCCCGTGACGCGACCGACGGCCCCGGCGGTGTGATCGGTCTCGCCGTCGGCGGCATCCTCGGCTCGCTGGTCGCCGCTCAGGTCGGGCATCTCGAGCAGCACCCGCACGTCGTATCCGCGCTGAACGCGGCGTACCCCGGGCTGAGTCGGCACTCCGTGCGGACCATCCTCGGCTACTTCGACTTCAAGCTCCGAGCCGAAGGCGTGCTGGTTGCCTGGCCGGTGGCAGCGGTCGCCGCGCACGCGATCGTCGGCGGGCTGCGCTCCTGGCGGCGCTCCGCCGGCCGCGGCTCGCGCCGATTCGTCTGACTACCCTTTGCCCGTGATCGCCCGACTCGACCTGCGTGGCCGTCGGGTCGACCCGCGGACGGTGCTGCCGCGGGCCCGGCTCGACGTGGCGGCCGCAACGGCGGCGGTGCAGCCGATCGTGGACGCGGTTCGCGATGGCGGTCGCGCCGCGGTGTTCGAGCTGACCGAGCGCTTCGACGGCGTCCGGCTCGATGACCTGCGGGTCCCTCCTGCGGCTATCGCC
The Mycobacteriales bacterium genome window above contains:
- the dnaE gene encoding DNA polymerase III subunit alpha, coding for QDGAIITQFDMGACESLGLLKMDFLGLRNLTVLDDAIRHIRNNRGDEVDLEALPLDAPEAYELLCRGDTIGVFQLEGGPMRSLIRALQPTTFEDIAALIALYRPGPMGMGSHLSYVERKHGRQRMDPIHPELEAPLADLLAETYGVIVYQEQVIAIAQKVAGYTLGQADLLRRAMGKKKKAILDKEYVPFCEGMRANGFSDPAIAKLWDTLIPFADYAFNKSHSAGYGLVSYWTAYLKGKYPAEYMAALLTSVRDDKDKSALYLHECRRMGIKVLPPDVNSSNADFSPVGTDIRYGLAGIRNVGTNVVASIIGTRTSRGAYTGFADFLAKVDPVVCNKKVIESLIKAGAFDSLGHTRQGLIRVHAEAVDACLDTKRAEAVGQFDLFGGGDEGAEPALGMDLTIPVTEWDKTILLAFEREMLGLYVSDHPLFGIEHVITAAVDCPVSALAGEERSDGSIVTVGGILSTVTRKITKRGDSWATAMLEDLEGAIEVLFFPNCYSECAVHIAEDAVLLVRGRVDKREEVPRLIALDVSVPDVSEGPRGPVTISLPAARCTPPVVDRLKEVLASHPGTTEVRLQLTAAGRSTVLRLDDRLRVSAGPAVMADLKELLGPGSVSG
- a CDS encoding ABC transporter ATP-binding protein; this translates as MSGTAYEVRGLVKHYRGQPVPANRQIELTVPAGEIFGLLGPNGAGKTTLVRQLAGLVRPDAGALTLFGHDLVATPLLGPRLVAYLAQDEPALAELSVRAAIETTARLRGVRRRDAGRQASALLEELELGRLADLPLVRLSGGERRLACVAAALAADRRVLLLDEPTTGLDPVARRAVWSAIRRRRDRDGTTVVLVTHNVIEAETVLDRVAVLDRGSVIACDTPGRLKAAVDDSVRVVLVWRSDPPPGDATVERLARTASVDGRRWIARLGREDARDVLDRLTRGAVFAALDDFTVATPSLEDVYLALGGRDDDLERV
- a CDS encoding ABC transporter permease; the encoded protein is MTEVESPPRQQAATGAPAPGPRVGLVAGIATVTAGQLGRVRVARGPLLFVATVQSLGLVLLLRGVVHHHDTATAASIVAGSTVLVVAFVSLNLLAQRFGALRAAAALDYYAALPVPPAAVVLGTAAAYGSFAVPGSVLTAVIGVAIYGLPAAQLWVAVPAVLVAAAALAGVGALVGLALPRPELATVAGQLGMTAVLFLGIIAPTHLPEAVRAIRAVVPGTLAVDALASALRTHPDWTGIVVRLIATAGYGGIALAIAGRVFRRAVDR
- a CDS encoding DUF2567 domain-containing protein, giving the protein MTDPTGSGLATPEWQHWQVVKSEPWPTPQALDEVTIRWRAEVFVALVVAAYSTVLGGLVGMLWPRVAPHVRLVAAINGSEAATKALLGDDMWLAFLGILAGLVVVAGSFVLARDATDGPGGVIGLAVGGILGSLVAAQVGHLEQHPHVVSALNAAYPGLSRHSVRTILGYFDFKLRAEGVLVAWPVAAVAAHAIVGGLRSWRRSAGRGSRRFV